The genomic window GACTGCCGCTGACGGCGACGACGGAGGGCGTCTGGCTCATACGTGGTCCTACGAGCGACCGTCGGAAAACGTCAGTGCCGGAACCCACCGGTCTCTGCGCGTCGGGTCGTCCCGTCGGTTCGACGCCCGCTCTCCCTCGAGCGCCCGCTGCGGAATGGCGTCGCTTTTTTCGCCGCCGACGTAGACCCGCCTGTATGGAGTCGATCAGCTTCGGCACCGACGGCTGGCGGGCGACGCTCGAGGAATTCACGACGCCGCGGGTCCGGATGGTCGGGCAGGCGGTCGCAACGTATCTGACCGACGAGGGACTCGAGGGGACGGTCGCGGTCGGATACGACGCCCGCGAGAGCTCCCGTGGATTCGCCGAAGAACTGGCGCGCGTGCTGTGCGTGAACGGGTTCGACGTCGTGATGCCCGAGCGCGACCGGCCGACGCCGCTGGTCGCCCACGCCATCGTCGAGCGTGATCTGATCGGCGGGTTCGCCATCACCGCCTCGCACAATCCGCCGGAGTACAACGGCGTGAAGTTCATTCCGCGGGACGGTGCCCCCGCGCTCCCCGAGGTGACCGACGCCATCGCGGACCGGCTCGCCGAGCCCGAACCGCTCCCCGAGGACGAGCACGGGACCGTCGAGGAGGTCGACCTCGTCACGCCCCACGCCGACGCCGCCCTCGAGTTGGTCGAGGAGATCACGGGCAGCACCGACCTCTCGGGGCTGACCGTCGCCTACGACGCCATGCACGGCAGCGGCCGTGGGACGACCGACGCCCTCTTAGAGCGGGCCGGCGCCTCGCTGGAACTCCTGCGCTGCGAGCGCGACCCCGAGTTCGGCGGCGGCGCGCCCGAACCGGCCCCCGAAAATCTCGAGACGCTGATCGACCTGGTCACCGACGACGACGCCGGACCGGACCTCGGGGTCGCCAACGACGGGGACGCCGATCGGATCGCAATCGTCACGCCCGAACGGGGCTATCTCGACGAGAACCTCTTCTTCGCCGCGCTCTACGACTACCTGCTCGAGGACGACGCGGGAGCGGTCGTCCGGACCGTCTCGACGACGTTCCTGATCGACCGCGTCGCCGAGGCCCACGGCGAGACGGTCCACGAGGTCCCGGTCGGATTCAAGTGGGTCGCCGACGCGATGGGCGAACACGACGCCCTCGTCGGCGGCGAGGAGTCCGGTGGCTTCACCGTCCGCGGCCACGTCCGCGAGAAGGACGGCGTCCTGATGGCGTTGCTCGCGGCCGCGATGCACGCCGAAGAGCCGCTGGACGAGCGGGTGGATCGGCTGCTCGAGGAACACGGCACCGTCGTGCAGGACAAGATCAGCGTGGCGTGTCCCGACCACGAGAAGGTGCGAGTCCTCGAGGACCTCGAGGCCGAGATCCCCGACGAAGTAGCGGGGACGGCCGTCGACGGCGTCAATACCGCCGACGGCTTCAAACTGCAACTCGCCGACGGCTCGTGGCTGCTGATCCGCCCCAGCGGGACCGAGCCCGTGCTACGGGTTTACGCCGAGGCCGAAAACGAAGAGCGGGTGGGGGAGTTGCTCGAGGCCGGCGAGGAGTTAGTCGAGCCGCTGGTCTGACCTGATTCGGGCGGCCTGCCCGTGACTCGAACCGGGTTGCGTGCTCCGGGCCCTTCTTTACCACTGTTGGTCCGTAAGTTAGACACATGAGC from Haloterrigena sp. KLK7 includes these protein-coding regions:
- a CDS encoding phosphoglucomutase/phosphomannomutase family protein, which produces MESISFGTDGWRATLEEFTTPRVRMVGQAVATYLTDEGLEGTVAVGYDARESSRGFAEELARVLCVNGFDVVMPERDRPTPLVAHAIVERDLIGGFAITASHNPPEYNGVKFIPRDGAPALPEVTDAIADRLAEPEPLPEDEHGTVEEVDLVTPHADAALELVEEITGSTDLSGLTVAYDAMHGSGRGTTDALLERAGASLELLRCERDPEFGGGAPEPAPENLETLIDLVTDDDAGPDLGVANDGDADRIAIVTPERGYLDENLFFAALYDYLLEDDAGAVVRTVSTTFLIDRVAEAHGETVHEVPVGFKWVADAMGEHDALVGGEESGGFTVRGHVREKDGVLMALLAAAMHAEEPLDERVDRLLEEHGTVVQDKISVACPDHEKVRVLEDLEAEIPDEVAGTAVDGVNTADGFKLQLADGSWLLIRPSGTEPVLRVYAEAENEERVGELLEAGEELVEPLV